The following are encoded together in the Adhaeribacter arboris genome:
- the odhB gene encoding 2-oxoglutarate dehydrogenase complex dihydrolipoyllysine-residue succinyltransferase, with protein MSLEVKVPVVGESITEVTIAKWLKKDGDQVAMDEVICELESDKATFELPAEGAGILRIKVGEGETIPIGTVLCSIEDGASSNGTGPAAAGTTAESKGSGSGYGGAVAESQPAEAQTITDPQGTPAAEKAPVAESSYNPVSTNNNPQAGNAAVTAKGGTKEIKIPTVGESITEVTIAKWLKKDGELVALDEVICELESDKATFELPAEVAGTLHIVAQEGATVPVGAVICTIESTTGAVSGAPATSAPAAAPQPAQAAAATNGGAQTYASGTPSPAAGKILAEKGINVTDVVGSGRDGRITKEDAVGAQTKPAAPAPPPVPAAAPTAPQTASGPVAAPGSRNQRRERMSSLRKTVARRLVAVKNETAMLTTFNEVDMKPIMDIRAKYKDKFKEKFEVNLGFMSFFVKACTVALQEWPAVNAQIEENELVYNDFCDISIAVSAPKGLVVPVIRNAESLSLDGIEKEVVRLAKKARENKISIEEMTGGTFTITNGGVFGSMMSTPIINAPQSAILGMHNIVNRPIAINDQVVIRPMMYVALSYDHRIIDGRESVSFLVRVKELLEDPMRLLIGV; from the coding sequence ATGTCATTGGAAGTAAAAGTGCCCGTGGTGGGCGAGTCGATAACCGAAGTAACTATTGCCAAATGGCTGAAAAAAGACGGTGACCAGGTAGCTATGGACGAAGTTATTTGTGAACTGGAGTCTGATAAAGCTACCTTTGAACTGCCCGCTGAAGGAGCCGGAATACTACGGATAAAAGTAGGCGAAGGCGAAACCATTCCGATTGGTACAGTACTGTGCAGCATTGAGGATGGTGCTAGCAGTAATGGTACCGGCCCTGCTGCTGCTGGCACTACCGCTGAAAGTAAAGGCAGTGGCTCTGGTTATGGTGGAGCAGTAGCAGAATCGCAGCCGGCAGAAGCCCAAACTATTACCGACCCGCAAGGCACACCTGCTGCCGAGAAAGCACCAGTAGCTGAGAGTTCTTACAATCCAGTGTCAACGAATAATAATCCGCAAGCCGGCAATGCGGCAGTTACTGCCAAGGGTGGGACAAAAGAAATCAAAATTCCAACTGTAGGTGAATCTATTACGGAGGTAACTATTGCCAAGTGGCTCAAAAAAGATGGCGAATTAGTGGCTCTCGATGAAGTTATCTGCGAATTAGAATCCGATAAAGCTACTTTTGAACTACCCGCCGAAGTTGCTGGAACCTTACACATTGTGGCTCAGGAAGGAGCAACCGTACCAGTAGGCGCCGTAATTTGTACCATTGAAAGTACTACCGGAGCTGTTTCCGGCGCACCTGCTACTTCTGCACCAGCTGCCGCACCTCAGCCCGCGCAAGCGGCCGCTGCTACCAATGGAGGCGCTCAAACGTATGCCAGTGGCACTCCCTCACCAGCTGCCGGTAAAATACTCGCCGAAAAAGGTATTAACGTGACGGATGTGGTAGGCTCCGGAAGAGATGGCCGCATTACGAAAGAAGATGCTGTAGGAGCTCAGACTAAACCGGCTGCTCCTGCACCGCCACCAGTCCCAGCAGCTGCGCCAACGGCACCACAAACAGCATCTGGACCAGTGGCTGCTCCGGGAAGCCGTAACCAGCGCCGCGAACGAATGTCGAGTTTGCGGAAAACAGTGGCTCGTCGCCTGGTAGCCGTGAAAAACGAAACGGCTATGCTTACTACCTTTAATGAGGTGGATATGAAGCCAATTATGGACATCCGGGCAAAGTACAAAGACAAGTTCAAGGAAAAATTTGAAGTGAACCTGGGCTTTATGTCGTTCTTCGTGAAGGCTTGTACCGTAGCCTTGCAGGAATGGCCCGCCGTGAACGCTCAAATCGAAGAAAACGAACTAGTATATAATGATTTCTGCGATATTTCCATTGCGGTGTCCGCTCCGAAAGGTTTGGTAGTACCCGTAATTCGCAACGCGGAGAGTTTATCGCTGGATGGTATCGAGAAAGAAGTAGTTCGTTTAGCTAAAAAAGCCCGCGAAAACAAAATATCCATCGAAGAGATGACCGGGGGTACCTTTACTATTACCAACGGCGGTGTCTTCGGTTCTATGATGTCTACCCCCATTATAAATGCCCCGCAATCAGCCATTCTGGGTATGCATAATATTGTGAACCGGCCCATCGCCATTAACGACCAGGTAGTTATCCGCCCCATGATGTACGTCGCCCTATCCTACGATCACCGCATCATCGACGGACGTGAATCGGTAAGCTTCCTGGTGCGCGTGAAAGAGTTGCTGGAAGACCCAATGCGTCTACTAATAGGCGTGTAA